A stretch of Brassica napus cultivar Da-Ae chromosome C6, Da-Ae, whole genome shotgun sequence DNA encodes these proteins:
- the LOC106378605 gene encoding uncharacterized protein LOC106378605 produces MSGEIPPAVDELMENNLEDARAYAVMPLSAFEFVVTLKTTGFGSSVNLETRSCTCLEFQKVGIPCRHAIAAAMFRDLQHSEFVADAYLKKAWNETTKGVTLPVPDPQDLFIPSEVSDLIMLPPKTKRPPGRPPTKRKRSAGEIPVRPNLI; encoded by the coding sequence ATGAGTGGTGAGATCCCCCCGGCTGTTGACGAGTTGATGGAGAACAATCTAGAAGACGCAAGAGCGTACGCTGTGATGCCTCTGTCTGCTTTTGAATTTGTGGTAACTCTAAAAACAACCGGCTTCGGGAGTTCTGTTAATTTGGAAACCAGGTCTTGCACATGTCTTGAATTCCAGAAAGTTGGAATACCATGTCGACATGCCATTGCTGCGGCTATGTTTCGGGACTTGCAGCACTCAGAGTTCGTTGCAGACGCCTATCTAAAAAAGGCATGGAATGAAACAACAAAGGGTGTTACACTCCCGGTTCCAGATCCGCAAGATCTTTTCATACCTTCGGAGGTTAGTGACCTTATCATGTTACCACCAAAGACGAAGAGACCACCAGGACGTCCACCGACCAAGCGTAAACGTTCTGCAGGAGAAATACCGGTACGACCTAATCTCATCTGA
- the LOC125588438 gene encoding uncharacterized protein LOC125588438 has translation MDAMESKFQDIRQGSRNVRDYGDEFNRLRRFAGHYLSDHDLIRRFLKGMRVELRNSCNVREYRDVHELIEKAAEQESGLEEERKQNQNSQNRGAKRPRDALPAAEPALLRPAYERCGRFHAGECRAGACFACGERGHMARDCPKERQAQRRRCHRCGQEGHQAWECPTLQRGNAEGAQPQQQRGQAPGPRAYAVEGREGAEPIAGSVAVGGVTAFTLFDTGATHSFVSPRLTREWDFKRNFNPMVTGVETAGTEKMATRGRYEEVPVILAGVNLPGDLLELELGRYEDSA, from the exons ATGGACGCGATGGAAAGCAAGTTTCAGGACATCCGTCAGGGGTCAAGGAATGTACGAGACTACGGAGACGAGTTCAACCGACTTCGGAGATTTGCGGGTCACTACCTGAGTGATCACGACTTAATCCGCCGTTTCCTCAAAGGCATGAGAGTGGAACTGAGGAATAGCTGCAACGTGAGGGAATATCGTGATGTCCATGAGCTGATTGAGAAAGCCGCAGAACAGGAATCAGGGCTCGAGGAAGAACGAAAACAGAACCAGAACTCCCAGAACCGGGGTGCCAAACGGCCCCGGGATGCACTGCCCGCGGCTGAGCCTGCCCTGTTAAGGCCCGCATATGAAAGGTGTGGACGATTCCATGCGGGGGAGTGCAGAGCAGGAGCATGCTTTGCCTGCGGCGAGCGCGGCCATATGGCGAGGGATTGCCCGAAGGAGAGACAGGCCCAACGCAGGCGCTGTCACCGCTGCGGCCAGGAGGGACATCAGGCGTGGGAGTGCCCAACACTCCAAAGAGGAAACGCGGAAGGGGCGCAACCCCAACAGCAGAGAGGGCAAGCCCCAGGGCCAAGAGCGTACGCCGTCGAGGGTCGCGAAGGAGCCGAACCAATCGCGG GGTCTGTCGCGGTCGGAGGAGTGACAGCGTTCACTCTCTTCGACACCGGGGCAACTCACAGTTTTGTAAGCCCTAGACTTACGCGTGAGTGGGACTTTAAGAGGAACTTCAACCCCATGGTGACGGGAGTCGAGACGGCAGGAACAGAGAAAATGGCCACGAGGGGAAGATATGAAGAAGTACCGGTGATCCTCGCAGGAGTGAATTTACCCGGAGACCTGCTGGAGTTAGAACTGGGGCGTTACGAG GATTCCGCTTGA